A section of the Balearica regulorum gibbericeps isolate bBalReg1 chromosome 6, bBalReg1.pri, whole genome shotgun sequence genome encodes:
- the GBX2 gene encoding homeobox protein GBX-2: MSAAFQPSLMMMQRPLGSSTAFSIDSLIGSPPPPAPGHFVYTGYPMFMPYRPVVLPPPPPPPPALPQGALQPALPPAHPHHHHQLPSLPTGFCSSLAQGMALTSTLMATLPGTFPASPQHQEAARKFAPPGNFDKAEGMPPDGGGDDGKTFLGKDGALLPFPAADAVQASLAGALRAQGKEDPKAEEDAKGKEESFSMDSDLDYSSDDNIPGQAAHKEEDSGNALEENPQNPPNSTNTTSTGKNRRRRTAFTSEQLLELEKEFHCKKYLSLTERSQIAHALKLSEVQVKIWFQNRRAKWKRVKAGNANSKTGEPSRNPKIVVPIPVHVSRFAIRSQHQQLEQARP, encoded by the exons ATGAGCGCGGCTTTCCAGCCCTCGCTGATGATGATGCAGCGCCCGCTGGGAAGCAGCACGGCCTTCAGCATCGACTCGCTCATcggcagccccccgccgcccgcccccggccACTTCGTCTACACCGGCTACCCCATGTTCATGCCCTACCGCCCCGTGGTGCtaccgccgccccccccgccgcccccggccctgccGCAGGGCGCCCTGCAACCGGCGCTGCCCCCCGCGcatccccaccaccaccaccagctccccagcctgcccacgggtttctgctccagcctggctcAGGGCATGGCTCTCACCTCCACCCTCATGGCCACGCTGCCCGGCACCTTCCCCGCCTCCCCCCAGCACCAGGAGGCCGCCAGGAAGTTCGCGCCCCCGGGTAACTTCGATAAAGCCGAGGGGATGCCCCCGGACGGCGGCGGCGACGACGGCAAAACCTTCCTGGGGAAGGACGGagccctcctgcccttccccgcCGCCGACGCCGTCCAGGCCTCCCTCG CCGGGGCTCTCCGGGCCCAGGGGAAGGAGGACCCCAAAGCAGAAGAGGACGCGAAAGGCAAGGAGGAAAGTTTCTCCATGGACAGCGATCTAGACTATAGCTCGGACGACAACATCCCCGGCCAGGCGGCTCACAAGGAAGAGGACTCTGGCAACGCGCTGGaggaaaacccccaaaacccccccaatTCCACCAACACCACATCCACGGGCAAAAACCGGCGGAGGCGAACAGCCTTCACCAGcgagcagctgctggagctggaaaaGGAGTTTCACTGCAAAAAGTACCTGTCCCTGACGGAGAGGTCCCAGATCGCTCACGCCCTCAAACTCAGCGAGGTGCAGGTGAAAATCTGGTTCCAGAACAGACGGGCTAAATGGAAACGGGTCAAGGCGGGCAACGCCAATTCCAAGACAGGGGAGCCCTCCCGAAACCCTAAGATCGTGGTTCCCATCCCGGTGCACGTCAGCAGGTTTGCGATCAGGAGTCAGCATCAGCAGCTGGAGCAAGCCCGACCCTGA